Genomic window (bacterium):
TATCGCGATGTTGTCGTTCTCGAACTTCGGCTCGACGCGCCACTCCCGGTCGGCCAAGATGGCGGAAGCGACCGCGCTGGTGAAGGCCCGGCGGCCCGACTTGATGGTCGACGGGGAGATCATGGCCGACGTGGCCGTGTCGCCGGAGCTGCGCGGGGCGGACTACCCGTTCTCGACGCTGGTGGGGGAAGCCAACGTCCTGATCTTCCCCAGCCTGGAGGCCGCCAACACCGCCTACAAGCTCCTCCAGCACCTCGGAGGCGCGACCGCGGTCGGCCCAGTCTTGATGGGGATGGCGAAACCCGTGCACGTGCTGAGCCGCGGCGCGGAAGTTGCGGACATCGTTGACATCGCGACGATCGCCGTCGTGGATGCTCAAAACCTCGCGCAACTGTCCGAGCTCTCCCGCGCGATAGCCTCGACCCGGACGGCGCCGGCGCCGGCCTAAGATCCGCCGCCGCGCGTCACGCACCTCCGAAGCACGTGTGGGTGGCCGCGGCTCTCCAAGAGCCGCGGCCACCCGCGGTACGTCCTGACGCGGTCCCCGCGCTCTCCGCCGAATGCCCGACCCCCAATAGGATGGCCGCCCGATGTTAATACCCTAGGGGGTAGCGTATGTTCAGGAGTGGCAAGGCTTGGAGACGTCGCGACAGGAGGCGGGTGCGATGAGTAAGACGATGGACGTTCCGTCGAAGCAAGATACGGGAAGCGTGGCGACCGGCAAGCTCTCGATCATCATGTTCAGCGGGACCGCCGATAAGTTCATTCCGCTCGGCGTGCTCGCACAGGGCGCGGCAGCGATGGAGATGCAGGTGAACGTGTTCGTGACGGGCTTCGGCCTGCTCGGCTTCACAAAGACGCCCCACGACCTGCCGTTCCCGCCGGAGTTTGCGGCGATGGCGCCGGGCCTCGCCCAGGGCATGAAGGCCGCCCGCGTACAGCCGTGGGACGCGATGCTGCGCCAGGCCAAAGAATTGGGCGCGAAAGTCTATGCGTGCTCGATGATGGCCGAGGTCATGGGACTCAAGAAGAGCGACTTCAACGATCTCGTGGACGACGTCGTCGGCGCCGCGACCTTCCTCCAGGCGGCCGAGGGCGGCCAGACGCTGTTCATCTGAGGTGCGGATATGGACGGGAGCACAGTAGCGAACACGGCCGCGGCGACGCGGACGCTGGTAGATTCCCGGGGGTCGTCGTGTCCCGGACCGATCACCGACCTGGCGATCGCCTACCGCCGCTCGAAGGTCGGCGATGTCATCGAACTGTGGGCCACCGACCCGGGCGTGAAGCCGGACGTTCAGGCGTGGGCCGCCAAGACGCGGAACGAGATCGTGTCGATCGAGGACCAGGCGGACAAGATCGTCACCATCGTCAAGATTCTGCGCCGGTGAGGTGAGCGTATGAAGCGCGTCCTGATCGTCGGCGGCGGCTCGGGCGCCACGATGCTGGCCAACATGCTGGATCGGCGGCGCTTCGAGACCATTGTCCTGAGCAAGTCGCCGGAGCATATGTTCCAGCCGGCGCTGCTCTACGTCGCGTTCAAGAACGCCAACCCGCGCATCATTCGCGACGAGCGGCGCCTCCTGGCGCGTCACGTCCGGTTCATCCAGGAACCGGTGACGCGCATCGATCTCGGGGCGCGCCTGGTCACCACCGGCGCCGGGAGTGTCTACGATTACGACGCCCTCGTCGTGGCCACCGGCGTGACGACCGACCCGGAGCAGATTCCGGGCCTCGCGGACGTCAACGAGCAGTTCGGCAACTACCACAGCAACGTCGCCTGGGCGCAGAAGGTCTGGGCCGGCCTCGACGCTTTCCGCGGCGGGACGATCGTGCTGGGACAGACGTCCCCGGTCATCAAGTGCCCGCCGTCGCCCGTGGAAGGGATGCTCTTGACCGAGGAGCTGCTGCACCGGCGCGGCCTGCGCGATCGCACGCGCCTCGTCTTCATCTCGCCCTACCCGCGGGCGTATCCGGCCGAGCCCATGAACGCCATCGTCGAGCCGATCATGCGCGCGCGCGGCATCGAGATCATGCCGTTCTTCGACGTAGACCGGATCGATCCGGCGGCCCGCACGATCTACTCCATCGAGGGCGAGGAGATTCAGTACGACCTGCCCATCCTCATCCCGCCCTTCGTCGGCGCCGACATCGCCTACGAACCCGCCGGCGTGGTCGACGCGAACCGCTTCGTCGTCACCGACAAGCAGACGCTCCGCATCAAAGGCTTCGACAACGCCTTTGCCATCGGCGATGCGACGAACCTGCCGACCTCCAAGGCCGGCGTCGGCGCGCACCTCGAGGCGAAGGTGGTGGCGGCCCTCCTGAGCGGAGCCCCGGCGCAGTTCCGCGGCCGGACGCACTGCGCGGTAGACCTCGCGTACGGCATGGGGACGTTCGTCATTGGGTCGTATGCCTCGCCGGTCCTCAACGTCCCGCCGAACCGTCTCAACCACGCGATGAAGATGATGATGGCCCACATGTACTGGCTCAGCCTGCGGGGATGGCTGGAGCCGGTCTTCGATTGGTACTTCGCGCGCACGGATCCCGACAAGCGGCTCCGGGCCGCGGCCCGCAGCGACGAGGCCCGACCGGCGGCGTAACGCCTACCGAGCCCCGTCAGTGGGGGGAGTCTCATGACGATGGCCTCAACGGAATCAGAGGAGGCGACGATGCCGCCGCGGGTGGATGATGAGCTGCGCGAGGAGCACGAGGCGCTGCTGGCGCGGCTGCGCCGCGTCGAGGGGCAGATTCGCGGCCTCCAGCGCCTGCTGGAGGAAGGGGCGTCCTGTGAGACGGTGGCGCACCAGCTCTTCGCGGCGAAATCGGCCCTGGAGAAGGTCGGGGTTCGCCTCCTCGTGACGAACATGCGGAGGTGTCTGGCCCGCGAGGTCGCGGGGGACGCGACGGCCAGGCGCGCCCTTGACCGCCTCGCGGAGACCTTTGCCCGGCTCGCGTGAAGACCCGGTGACGGACGCCCTCGAGTTTCCGGAGGCGTCACCGAGACGGGGAGGCGCCGCGGAGAACCCTCGCATATCGCGTTGACGAGGGCGCCCGCTCTCGCCCTTGCGCGCTCCGGCTCTCCTCGGCGTGTCCCAGCGCGTAGACCGTCAGCGCCGCCGCCAGGACCGTTCCCATGCCGAGCAGCTGCGACGGAGGGATCGGTGCGTGGCGCGTCGCCGCCACTACCGCCACGGTCACGATCGGCGCCGCGGCCGAGACGGCTGTGACGCCCGTGGCGGACGCGTGGTGGAGGCCCGCGACCGCCGTGAGCGTGAACGCGAGCAAGAGCAGGCCTGTGACGAGCACAAAGCCCCACTGCACCGCGGAGAGGCGCGCGATCGCGCCGAGCCCGCCCGCCGCCGCGACGTAGGCGAACAGCAGCACGGCGCCGAGGGCCATCTTGACCGCGACGACCGCCGCGATGGAGACGGTGCGCAGCGCGATCTTGATCAGCACGGCGCCGGCGGCGAACAAGAGCGTGCTGGCCGCCAGCAGCGGGACGCCGCCGTCCAGGCGGACGTCGTGGATCCGGACACCGAGCGTCAGCCCGGCCGCCAACACCGCCAGCGCGACGGGTACGGTGCGGGGGAAGCGCTCCCCCAGAAACAACGCCGCGAGCGCCGCCACGACCAAGAATTGGGTGTGTCCGATCACCGCGGCCGTCGTCGCCGTGCTGATCTGCCGTCCCCGAAAGTCCACGCCGTACGCGACGCTCCCGGCGACCAGGGCGATTGCGACGAGCAGGCCCCACTGGCCTCGGGTGAGCCGCGCCAGCTCCTCGCGGCGGGACCGGCTCACGATAAACGGCAGCACGACGGCGACCGCGACGACGCCGTTCTTCAGCGCCGTGTACAGCGTCGAGTCCGCGAACATCCGCACGCCGAGGCTGTTCAAGAAGACCGCGAACCCGCTGATCAGGGCGTTGAGGGCCGCGAACTGATACCCGAGCCGCGGGTTGCGACCGCCGGCGGCCGTCACACCGGCGCCGCCGGCGCATTCCGCCGGCCGACAGGCGGCCGGCCACCATGTAATTCACGCCGGCCAGTCCCCACGGGGGGCGCCGCCGCGCGTTTCTCGGCCGCCGCGGCATCGAGACGCGCCAGCCAGGCGGGCAGGCCTTCGCCCGATTTCGCCGACACGCGAAGCACGTCGAGTCCCGGGCGCACGGCATCGAGCTCCCTGCGTGCCAGCGCCTCGTCGTACCCGCACGCCTCCGCGAGGTCCGCTTTCGTGATCAGCGCGAGGTCGGCGCCGTGGAAGATCACGGGATACTTCAGCGGCTTGTCTTCCCCTTCGGCCACGGACAGCAGCACGACGCGCAGATCCTCGCCGAGGTCGTAGGACGCGGGGCAGACGAGGTTTCCGACGTTTTCGATGAAGAGGAAATCGAGCGACGTAAGATCCCACCCCTTGAGGGCCTGCTCGACCATCGCGGCGTCCAGATGGCAGACCGTGCCGGTGGTGATCTGGCGGACCGGGGCGCCGCTCGTCCGGAGGCGGACCGCGTCGTTGTCGGTGGCGAGGTCGCCGACCAGGGCGGCGACGCGGGCGCCGAGGCGCCGCAGGGTCTCGCTCAGCAGCGCGGTCTTCCCGGCGCCGGGGCTCGAGACCAGGCCCACCACGCAGACGCCCGCCTCCGCGAACCGCGCGCGCAGGCGCGCGGCCAGCGCGTCGTTCTTGGCCAGCACGTTCCGGCGGACTTCAACGATCCGCGGCGGCAAGGTCGTCCACCTCCAGCGCCGTCAATTCGATCTCCCGTCCGTGCACAAGGTCGCCCGCCGGCGCGCCGCAGACGGGACAGAGGAAGCGGAGCGGTTCCGCGAGGACGCGTTCCGCGCGGCAGCCGGCACAGAAGACCGCGACCGGCACCCGCTCGACGATCAGGCGCGCGCCGTCCACCGGCGTGCCGCCGGCGGCCAGGTCGAACGAGAAGCGCAGCGCCTCTTCGACGACCCCGGACAGCGCTCCGAGGCGGACGTGCACCGCGTCGACCCGCGGGCCGCCGATCTCGGCGGCCCGCTCCGAAGCCATCTCGACGAGGCTCACGGCGAT
Coding sequences:
- a CDS encoding DsrE/DsrF/DrsH-like family protein — protein: MSKTMDVPSKQDTGSVATGKLSIIMFSGTADKFIPLGVLAQGAAAMEMQVNVFVTGFGLLGFTKTPHDLPFPPEFAAMAPGLAQGMKAARVQPWDAMLRQAKELGAKVYACSMMAEVMGLKKSDFNDLVDDVVGAATFLQAAEGGQTLFI
- a CDS encoding sulfurtransferase TusA family protein, whose amino-acid sequence is MDGSTVANTAAATRTLVDSRGSSCPGPITDLAIAYRRSKVGDVIELWATDPGVKPDVQAWAAKTRNEIVSIEDQADKIVTIVKILRR
- a CDS encoding FAD/NAD(P)-binding oxidoreductase, with the translated sequence MKRVLIVGGGSGATMLANMLDRRRFETIVLSKSPEHMFQPALLYVAFKNANPRIIRDERRLLARHVRFIQEPVTRIDLGARLVTTGAGSVYDYDALVVATGVTTDPEQIPGLADVNEQFGNYHSNVAWAQKVWAGLDAFRGGTIVLGQTSPVIKCPPSPVEGMLLTEELLHRRGLRDRTRLVFISPYPRAYPAEPMNAIVEPIMRARGIEIMPFFDVDRIDPAARTIYSIEGEEIQYDLPILIPPFVGADIAYEPAGVVDANRFVVTDKQTLRIKGFDNAFAIGDATNLPTSKAGVGAHLEAKVVAALLSGAPAQFRGRTHCAVDLAYGMGTFVIGSYASPVLNVPPNRLNHAMKMMMAHMYWLSLRGWLEPVFDWYFARTDPDKRLRAAARSDEARPAA
- a CDS encoding metal-sensitive transcriptional regulator, with protein sequence MPPRVDDELREEHEALLARLRRVEGQIRGLQRLLEEGASCETVAHQLFAAKSALEKVGVRLLVTNMRRCLAREVAGDATARRALDRLAETFARLA
- a CDS encoding DMT family transporter: MTAAGGRNPRLGYQFAALNALISGFAVFLNSLGVRMFADSTLYTALKNGVVAVAVVLPFIVSRSRREELARLTRGQWGLLVAIALVAGSVAYGVDFRGRQISTATTAAVIGHTQFLVVAALAALFLGERFPRTVPVALAVLAAGLTLGVRIHDVRLDGGVPLLAASTLLFAAGAVLIKIALRTVSIAAVVAVKMALGAVLLFAYVAAAGGLGAIARLSAVQWGFVLVTGLLLLAFTLTAVAGLHHASATGVTAVSAAAPIVTVAVVAATRHAPIPPSQLLGMGTVLAAALTVYALGHAEESRSAQGRERAPSSTRYARVLRGASPSR
- the hypB gene encoding hydrogenase nickel incorporation protein HypB — encoded protein: MPPRIVEVRRNVLAKNDALAARLRARFAEAGVCVVGLVSSPGAGKTALLSETLRRLGARVAALVGDLATDNDAVRLRTSGAPVRQITTGTVCHLDAAMVEQALKGWDLTSLDFLFIENVGNLVCPASYDLGEDLRVVLLSVAEGEDKPLKYPVIFHGADLALITKADLAEACGYDEALARRELDAVRPGLDVLRVSAKSGEGLPAWLARLDAAAAEKRAAAPPVGTGRRELHGGRPPVGRRNAPAAPV
- a CDS encoding hydrogenase maturation nickel metallochaperone HypA, whose amino-acid sequence is MHELSIAVSLVEMASERAAEIGGPRVDAVHVRLGALSGVVEEALRFSFDLAAGGTPVDGARLIVERVPVAVFCAGCRAERVLAEPLRFLCPVCGAPAGDLVHGREIELTALEVDDLAAADR